One Cryptococcus decagattii chromosome 8, complete sequence DNA segment encodes these proteins:
- a CDS encoding tubulin gamma chain, with protein MGREIISLQAGQAGNQIGAQFWQKLCAEHGISPQGDLEDWAADGGQGDRKDVFFYQADDEHYIPRAILIDLEPRVINSILTSPFKGLYNPENIYVSKDGGGAGNNWAQGYSAGEKVYDDLMEMIDREADGSDSLEGFMLLHSIAGGTGSGLGSYLLERLNDRFPKKLIQTYSVFPESSDVVVQPYNSLLATKRLVNNADSVVVLDNAALTRIAADRLHIQDPSFVQTNQLAATVMAASTTTLRYPSYMNNDLVGIIASLIPTPRCHFLMTSYTPFTGDEIDKAKSIRKTTTLDVMRRLLQPKNRMVSTTSTKSSAYISCLNIISGDVDPTDVHKSLLRIRERQLANFIPWGPASIQVALTRKRGMGAGSNRVSGVMMANHTSMASLFKRMIHQYDMLRKRNAFLEQYKKEDMFANGLEEFDDARRVVQELQEEYLAAERPDYIDFGGE; from the exons atgggaagggaaaTAATTTCATTACAG GCTGGGCAAGCTGGTAATCAGA TTGGAGCGCAA TTTTGGCAAAAACTCTGTGCCGAACATGGTATCTCCCCCCAAGGTGACCTCGAAGACTGGGCGGCCGATGGAGGGCAGGGTGATCGTAAAGATGTTTTCTTTTATCAAGCAGATGACGAGCATTATATTCCTCGAGCTATTCTTATCGACCTCGAACCTCGA GTGATCAACAGTATCCTCACGTCCCCATTCAAAGGTCTTTATAACCCCGAAAACATCTATGTCTCAAAagatggtggtggtgctggTAATAACTGGGCGCAAGGTTACAGTGCGGGAGAAAAAGTCTATGATGATTTGATGGAGATGATTGATCGAGAAGCGGATGGAAGTGATTCCCTTGAA GGCTTCATGCTCCTCCACTCTATAGCAGGTGGTACCGGATCCGGCCTCGGCTCTTACCTTCTCGAACGCCTCAACGATCGTTTCCCCAAAAAGCTCATCCAGACCTATTCTGTCTTTCCCGAATCATCCGACGTTGTCGTTCAACCTTACAATTCTCTTCTCGCCACGAAGCGACTTGTGAACAATGCCGATAGTGTGGTGGTGCTGGATAATGCGGCTTTGACGAGGATTGCAGCGGATAGACTTCATATCCAAGATCCAAGCTTTGTACAGACTAACCAGTTG GCAGCAACAGTGATGGCAGCGTCTACCACTACCCTTCGTTACCCAAGTTATATGAACAATGACCTCGTAGGCATCATCGCGAGCCTTATCCCCACTCCTAGATGTCATTTTTTGATGACTTCCTATACTCCATTCACTGGTGACGAAATTGACAAG GCTAAATCCATTCGCAAAACTACAACTCTCGACGTTATGCGCCGCCTCCTCCAACCGAAAAACCGCATGGTCAGCACGACATCCACCAAATCATCAGCCTACATTTCTTGCCTCAACATTATCTCTGGTGATGTCGACCCGACCGATGTGCATAAATCATTATTAAGAATAAGAGAAAGGCAGCTTGCAAACTTTATCCCATGGGGACCGGCGAGTATACAAGTGGCGCTtacgaggaagaggggtaTGGGAGCGGGGAGTAATAGAGTTAGTGGAGTTATGATGGCAAATCATACCAGTATGGCTAGT TTGTTCAAGCGGATGATCCACCAATACGACATGCTCCGCAAACGTAATGCCTTTCTCGAACAATacaaaaaagaagacaTGTTTGCCAACGGGCTTGAAGAGTTTGACGATGCGAGGAGGGTGGTACAAGAATTGCAGGAAGAGTATTTGGCGGCGGAACGACCGGATTATATCGATTTTGGCGGGGAGTAA
- a CDS encoding pyridoxine biosynthesis protein pyroA, with product MPSSEPTIIPSSNPLLPTNGVLGATGTSTPILGNRGGPSGGGAGGSFGVKSGLAQMLKGGVIMDVMNAEQAKIAEEAGASAVMALERIPANIRRDGGVARMSDPGMIKEIMEAVSIPVMAKVRIGHTVEAQILQAVGVDYIDESEVLTPADDQHHIGKHAFKVPFVCGCKNLGEALRRISEGAAMIRTKGEAGTGDVVEAVRHQRAVMSDIRKAASMTDEELYAFAKELSAPYHLLKETARLKRLPVVSFAAGGVATPADAALMMQLGCDGVFVGSGIFLSGDPAKRARAIVQAVTHYNNPQVLAEISTNLGEAMVGISTAHEGEKIQGGRLAGRGN from the exons ATGCCCAGCTCAGAGCCCACCAttatcccctcttccaaccCCTTGCTTCCTACCAACGGCGTTCTCGGGGCGACCGGTACGTCCACTCCTATCCTCGGTAACCGTGGTGGGCCCAGTGGCGGAGGTGCGGGCGGTAGTTTTGGTGTCAAGTCTGGTTTGGCTCAAATGTTGAAAGGCGG TGTTATCATGGACGTGATGAACGCGGAACAAGCCAAGATTGCGGAAGAGGCTGGTGCCAGTGCTGTCATGGCTCTTG AGAGGATCCCTGCCAACATCCGTCGTGACGGGGGTGTTGCTCGTATG TCCGATCCTGGCATGATCAAGGAGATCATGGAAGCTGTCTCCATTCCCGTCATGGCCAAAGTCCGTATCGGTCACACTGTCGAGGCTCAAATCCTCCAAGCTGTCGGCGTTGATTATATTGAC GAATCCGAGGTCCTAACTCCTGCTGATGATCAGCACCACATCGGTAAACACGCATTCAAAGTCCCCTTTGTCTGCGGCTGCAAGAATCTTGGTGAAGCTCTTCGTCGTATCTCTGAAGGTGCCGCGATGATCCGCACCAAGGGTGAAGCCGGTACAGGCGACGTTGTGGAAGCGGTCAGGCACCAGCGAGCAGTGATGAGCGATATTCGAAAGGCTGCGAGCATGACCGACGAGGAGCTCTACGCCTTTGCCAAGGAGTTGTCTGCTCCTTACCATTTGTTGAAGGAGACCGCAAGGCTGAAGAGGTTGCCAGTCGTCTC CTTCGCCGCCGGTGGTGTGGCTACCCCTGCCGATGCTGCTCTCATGATGCAACTCGGCTGCGACGGTGTCTTTGTCGGATCCGGTATCT TCTTATCGGGCGACCCTGCCAAGCGTGCACGAGCTATCGTCCAAGCTGTAACTCACTACAACAACCCTCAGGTATTGGCTGAGATCTCCACCAACTTGGGTGAAGCGATGGTCGGGATCAGCACTGCCCATGAGGGTGAGAAGATCCAAGGTGGACGATTGGCTGGTAGAGGTAATTAA
- a CDS encoding rRNA 2'-O-methyltransferase fibrillarin: MAFGDRGGRGGGRGGPRGGGRGGAGGRGGFGGGRGGGAARGGGGGRGRGAPRGRGAPGGRGGGRGGKAGLGRKGPGAVTLEPHKHEGVYIAKGKEHLLVTRNMTPGESVYGEKRISIATTNADGEEEKVEYRVWNPFRSKLAAGILGGLDNIHIKPGAKVLYLGAASGSSVSHVSDIVGPDGVVYAVEFSHRPGRELIGMAKKRTNVVPIVDDARHPQKYRMLVQMVDVIFADVAQPDQARIIALNAHHFLKNGGAIVISIKANCIDSTAPAAQVFASEVNNMRKEGIKPKEQLTLEPYERDHAMVVGIYQRHT; this comes from the exons ATGGCTTTCGGTGACAGAGGCGGTCGTGGTGGCGGTCGTGGTGGCCCCAGGGGCGGTGGACGAGGTGGCGCTGGCGGTCGAGGTGGATTCGGCGGCGGAcgaggtggtggtgctgCCCgtggcggtggtggtggtcgAG GACGAGGTGCTCCCCGTGGCCGAGGTGCGCCCGGCGGCCGAGGCGGTGGTCGTGGCGGCAAGGCTGGTCTCGGCAGAAAGGGTCCCGGTGCTGTCACTCTCGAACCCCACAAGCACGAAGGTGTATACATCGCTAAGGGCAAGGAACACTTGCTCGTTACCCGAAACATGACCCCCGGCGAATCTGTCtatggcgagaagaggatcaGTATCGCCACCACCAATGCTGATggcgaggaggaaaaggtcGAGTACCGAGTTTGGAACCCTTTCAGAAGTAAGCTTGCTGCCGGTATCTTGGGTGGTTTGGACAACATCCAC ATCAAACCCGGAGCCAAGGTCCTCTACCTCGGTGCCGCCTCTGGCTCTTCCGTCTCCCACGTCTCTGACATTGTCGGTCCCGACGGTGTCGTCTACGCTGTCGAATTCTCTCACCGACCTGGTCGAGAGTTGATCGGTATGGCCAAGAAGCGAACCAACGTCGTCC CCATCGTTGACGACGCCCGACACCCTCAAAAATACCGAATGCTCGTCCAAATGGTCGACGTCATCTTTGCCGACGTCGCCCAGCCCGACCAGGCACGTATCATTGCCCTTAACGCACACCACTTCCTCAAGAATGGCGGTGCCATTGTCATTTCCATCAAGGCCAACTGTATCGACTCGACCGCCCCTGCGGCCCAGGTGTTTGCAAGTGAGGTTAACAAtatgaggaaggagggtaTCAAACCAAAGG AACAACTTACCCTCGAACCGTATGAGCGAGACCACGCCATGGTTGTCGGTATATACCAGCGACACACTTAA